From Weissella confusa, a single genomic window includes:
- a CDS encoding YxeA family protein yields MKKIIGLIAAVLVVFGLYKGYEYYNVTYKTTTAYAQVPAQVPPLKDTVSDSGEKIAGSKSYSYNLTFITTNGERRVLNYSIEDADPLTPNAYVKADISQKRVVKGPEGVQKSDVPTSVLEKLK; encoded by the coding sequence ATGAAGAAGATTATCGGTTTGATTGCAGCAGTATTGGTCGTATTCGGCCTATACAAGGGATATGAATACTACAACGTCACATACAAGACAACGACGGCTTACGCGCAAGTGCCTGCCCAAGTGCCACCATTGAAGGATACGGTTTCTGATTCTGGGGAAAAGATTGCCGGATCAAAGTCATACTCATACAATTTGACGTTCATCACGACTAATGGGGAACGTCGTGTCTTGAACTACAGCATTGAAGATGCTGATCCATTGACGCCAAACGCATATGTAAAGGCTGATATTAGCCAAAAGCGTGTGGTAAAGGGACCTGAAGGGGTACAAAAGTCAGACGTGCCAACGTCAGTACTTGAAAAGTTGAAGTAA
- the mutY gene encoding A/G-specific adenine glycosylase — MIDMWDEEKIREFRATLLDWYDEAGRADLPWRENQDPYRVWVSEIMLQQTQVQTVIPYFNRFMTMFPTLNDLAAAPEQDLLKAWEGLGYYSRVRNMQKAAIQVRDDYNGVWPDTMAELENLTGIGPYTAAAIASISFKEPVPAIDGNAFRVFARLFKIDADIAQPKTRKVFFDLGLQLIDPERPGDFNQAIMDLGSSYMSAKNYDSEHSPVKQFNAAYADGTEDFYPVKSKAPKPKPITYFAVAVHSPAGYLWEQRPTTGLLANFWTMPLYALTDFVTDPDAEWSEDEMIAATEKRLLADYGVTAKLAKMGGRPVTHVYTHQKWTVTVLTAEVDATTLQRGTWRELDALMRDPQPKIQEKIWKRLN, encoded by the coding sequence ATGATTGACATGTGGGACGAAGAAAAGATTCGTGAGTTCCGTGCGACACTGCTTGATTGGTATGACGAAGCAGGTCGAGCTGACTTGCCATGGCGTGAAAACCAAGATCCATATCGTGTCTGGGTATCAGAAATTATGTTGCAACAAACGCAGGTGCAAACCGTCATTCCGTATTTCAATCGGTTCATGACCATGTTTCCAACGCTGAATGATTTGGCAGCAGCGCCGGAACAAGATTTATTGAAGGCGTGGGAGGGTCTCGGCTATTATTCGCGTGTGCGCAACATGCAAAAAGCAGCGATTCAAGTGCGTGATGATTACAACGGTGTTTGGCCGGATACAATGGCTGAACTTGAAAATCTAACGGGTATCGGACCATATACAGCCGCCGCTATCGCTAGCATTTCCTTTAAGGAACCAGTGCCAGCTATCGATGGGAATGCCTTCCGCGTGTTTGCCCGTCTTTTTAAGATTGATGCCGATATTGCACAGCCGAAGACACGCAAGGTGTTTTTTGACTTAGGCCTGCAATTGATTGACCCAGAGCGTCCAGGTGATTTTAATCAAGCCATTATGGACTTGGGATCATCTTATATGAGTGCCAAGAATTATGATTCTGAACACTCACCGGTCAAGCAATTTAACGCTGCTTATGCAGATGGCACTGAAGATTTTTATCCAGTGAAGTCAAAGGCGCCTAAGCCCAAGCCGATCACCTACTTTGCGGTGGCTGTGCATTCGCCAGCTGGCTATCTTTGGGAACAACGGCCAACGACGGGTTTGCTGGCCAATTTTTGGACAATGCCACTCTATGCGCTAACCGATTTCGTTACGGACCCAGATGCTGAGTGGTCGGAAGATGAAATGATTGCAGCTACCGAGAAACGTTTGTTGGCTGATTATGGGGTCACGGCTAAGTTGGCTAAAATGGGTGGCCGCCCAGTGACGCACGTGTACACTCACCAGAAGTGGACGGTGACTGTGTTGACGGCCGAAGTTGATGCAACGACGCTTCAACGCGGGACGTGGCGTGAACTTGATGCATTAATGCGTGATCCACAACCAAAAATCCAAGAGAAAATTTGGAAACGATTGAATTAA
- a CDS encoding glycosyl hydrolase family 8, translating into MSKFTDFGYTQAQIDEKFQQVLDTIFTNEETKFYYDNGDGTAYFTDTGNDDVRTEGMSYGMMIALQLDDQAMFNKFWAWVNKYMLITDGPMHGFFKWSAQRSGVSNAEGSAPDGEEFFAAALLMAANRWGDGEGIFNYTAEAKSLLHEMVHKDEEEGGRGMFDPETTYIRFVAEMDISDPSYHLPHFYEVYAQYGNEEDRAFFERAADASREYLKKAMNPETGMSAEYANYDGTPNDFRGHGSFFSDAYRTAANVGLDAAWTGKVDAELTDRVVKLQEFYKGQIEQENIPVYWIDGTVVGDKETEDGQSLLYVKHPVALKAGMAQSTLATPNNELSKYYVDLFWNMPMRDGVYRYYDNLLYLFAFMSLAGMYNKYDKQASADRVLVTN; encoded by the coding sequence ATGAGTAAGTTTACTGACTTTGGTTATACACAAGCGCAAATCGATGAAAAGTTCCAACAAGTATTGGATACGATTTTTACAAATGAAGAGACAAAGTTCTACTATGACAACGGTGATGGTACGGCATACTTTACTGATACTGGTAACGATGATGTGCGTACTGAGGGAATGTCATACGGGATGATGATTGCTTTGCAACTTGATGACCAAGCCATGTTCAACAAGTTCTGGGCATGGGTGAACAAGTACATGTTGATCACAGACGGCCCAATGCACGGCTTCTTCAAGTGGTCAGCCCAACGTTCAGGTGTTTCTAACGCTGAAGGTTCTGCCCCAGACGGTGAAGAATTCTTTGCGGCTGCTTTGTTGATGGCTGCTAACCGTTGGGGTGACGGCGAAGGCATCTTTAACTACACAGCTGAGGCGAAGTCATTGTTGCACGAGATGGTGCACAAGGATGAAGAAGAAGGCGGCCGTGGCATGTTCGATCCTGAGACGACTTACATTCGTTTCGTCGCAGAAATGGACATTTCAGATCCGTCATATCACTTGCCTCACTTCTACGAGGTTTACGCGCAATACGGTAATGAAGAAGATCGTGCGTTCTTTGAGCGCGCAGCTGATGCGTCACGTGAATATTTGAAGAAGGCGATGAACCCAGAAACGGGGATGTCAGCGGAATATGCGAACTACGATGGTACGCCAAATGACTTCCGTGGCCACGGTTCATTCTTCTCAGATGCATACCGCACGGCAGCGAACGTTGGTTTGGATGCTGCGTGGACAGGCAAGGTTGATGCTGAATTGACTGACCGTGTCGTTAAGTTGCAAGAATTCTACAAGGGTCAAATTGAACAAGAAAACATCCCGGTTTACTGGATTGACGGCACGGTTGTCGGCGACAAGGAGACTGAAGATGGTCAAAGCTTGTTGTACGTGAAGCACCCGGTTGCCTTGAAGGCTGGTATGGCGCAATCAACACTAGCAACGCCAAACAATGAGTTGTCAAAGTACTACGTGGATCTATTCTGGAACATGCCAATGCGTGACGGTGTTTACCGTTACTACGATAACTTGTTGTACCTATTTGCCTTCATGTCTTTGGCGGGTATGTATAACAAGTATGACAAGCAGGCCTCTGCAGATCGCGTACTAGTAACAAATTAA
- the rihC gene encoding ribonucleoside hydrolase RihC translates to MTHKILLDMDPGIDDAAAISIALTDDQFDVKLLTTVAGNVSADKTTLNALKLVEFFGVQDKVPVATGAQMPLLKHYQDASHVHGASGMPGWDFAPVTTKPLAQHAVEAMRNVLMASEEKLTVVATGAFTNLALMFRMYPETKTKIDRLVVMGGSLSGGNMSSVAEFNIYTDPHAAKIVFEAGLPIVMIGLDVTMKALLSHENIQKLRTLNEAGAMLQALLGNYADDETEGKPMHDVNTLFYLAHPEFFELTDYWVDVVTEGPAMGGTIADILRTSHDGQTNVSVATDIDVAAFNEWFMSEIARIK, encoded by the coding sequence ATGACACACAAAATCTTGCTGGATATGGATCCAGGAATTGACGACGCAGCGGCGATCTCAATTGCTTTGACCGATGACCAATTCGATGTAAAACTTTTGACGACGGTTGCTGGTAATGTCAGCGCTGATAAGACGACACTTAATGCCTTGAAGCTAGTGGAGTTTTTCGGTGTCCAAGATAAGGTGCCAGTTGCAACGGGGGCGCAAATGCCTTTGTTGAAGCACTATCAAGACGCATCTCACGTACACGGTGCGTCAGGAATGCCTGGCTGGGATTTTGCGCCGGTTACGACAAAGCCATTGGCACAACATGCTGTTGAAGCGATGCGCAACGTACTGATGGCTAGTGAAGAAAAGCTCACTGTTGTTGCAACGGGGGCGTTTACTAACTTGGCGCTCATGTTCCGTATGTATCCTGAGACAAAGACCAAGATTGACCGTTTAGTTGTCATGGGTGGTTCTTTGTCAGGTGGTAACATGTCTAGTGTGGCTGAATTTAATATTTATACAGATCCACACGCTGCAAAAATCGTGTTTGAAGCTGGATTGCCAATCGTGATGATTGGTCTTGATGTGACGATGAAGGCGTTGCTTTCACACGAAAATATCCAAAAGCTACGTACACTCAACGAAGCTGGTGCGATGTTACAAGCGTTGTTGGGTAATTATGCAGATGATGAAACTGAAGGGAAGCCAATGCACGATGTGAACACATTGTTCTATTTGGCACACCCAGAGTTCTTTGAATTGACTGACTATTGGGTTGATGTTGTAACTGAAGGTCCCGCAATGGGTGGGACAATTGCTGACATTTTGCGCACGTCACACGACGGTCAAACAAATGTTTCAGTGGCCACAGACATTGATGTAGCAGCGTTTAACGAATGGTTCATGTCAGAAATCGCTCGAATTAAGTAA
- the rsmG gene encoding 16S rRNA (guanine(527)-N(7))-methyltransferase RsmG produces the protein MNPEEFAAALREHNVELNAQQLAQYQQYYERLVAVNEHMNLTAITERDEVYLKHFYDSLTLAWAYPELQTEELHMIDVGAGAGFPSLPLKIAFPQLQITIIDALNKRINFLRDLVKELGLEGVTVEHARAEEFGNKTAPAREQYDVATARALARLNVLGELTLPFVKVGGVLLAMKGSAADEELAEAKKAITTLGAEIGDQIDVSLPNGDPRSVIVIKKVKNTPKKYPRKPGDPVRKPL, from the coding sequence ATGAATCCTGAAGAATTTGCGGCGGCATTACGCGAGCATAATGTTGAATTGAATGCACAACAACTAGCGCAATATCAGCAATACTACGAGCGTTTAGTTGCGGTGAATGAACACATGAACCTAACGGCAATTACTGAACGTGATGAAGTGTACTTGAAGCACTTCTACGACTCTTTGACGTTGGCCTGGGCATATCCAGAATTACAGACAGAAGAGTTGCACATGATTGACGTTGGCGCCGGGGCAGGGTTCCCATCATTGCCATTGAAGATCGCATTCCCACAATTGCAAATCACGATTATTGATGCTTTGAACAAGCGCATCAACTTCTTGCGTGATTTGGTTAAGGAATTGGGTTTGGAAGGTGTGACTGTTGAACACGCCCGCGCCGAAGAGTTCGGTAACAAGACGGCACCAGCTCGTGAGCAATATGATGTTGCGACGGCCCGTGCCTTGGCTCGTTTGAACGTCTTGGGGGAGTTGACGTTGCCATTCGTTAAGGTTGGTGGCGTGTTGTTGGCCATGAAGGGTAGTGCAGCCGATGAAGAATTGGCAGAAGCTAAGAAGGCCATCACAACTTTGGGGGCTGAGATTGGCGACCAAATTGACGTGAGCCTACCAAATGGTGACCCACGTTCAGTTATTGTGATCAAGAAAGTAAAGAACACACCAAAAAAGTATCCGCGCAAGCCTGGAG
- the rpiA gene encoding ribose-5-phosphate isomerase RpiA, giving the protein MTDTNELKKIAGYRAAEFVEDGMVVGIGSGSTIAYVIEALGKRVAEEGLNIVGVPTSDKTRRTAAKLGIPMYNVDDVDHIDLTIDGADEIDPEFAAIKGGGAALLWEKIVAINSSRNIWVVDEGKLAPKLTHYLPVEVIPYGSDQLFKRLEAKGYKPSWRLDQNGNPVRTDSANFLIDLHPTDITDPFTLGRELTSMVGVVEHGLFLNIVDKVVVGRDNGVEIFDAHPQPLI; this is encoded by the coding sequence ATGACTGATACAAACGAACTCAAGAAAATTGCCGGTTATCGCGCAGCTGAATTTGTCGAAGACGGCATGGTTGTCGGTATCGGTTCTGGTTCTACCATCGCGTACGTTATTGAAGCCCTTGGCAAGCGCGTGGCGGAAGAAGGACTTAACATTGTTGGTGTCCCAACGTCAGACAAGACGCGTCGTACGGCAGCTAAGCTCGGCATTCCAATGTACAACGTTGATGACGTTGACCACATTGACCTAACGATTGACGGAGCTGACGAAATTGACCCTGAATTTGCTGCCATTAAGGGTGGCGGGGCCGCTTTGCTTTGGGAAAAAATCGTTGCCATTAACTCATCACGCAACATCTGGGTTGTTGATGAAGGTAAGCTTGCGCCAAAGCTAACGCATTACTTGCCAGTTGAAGTCATCCCTTACGGATCTGACCAACTTTTCAAGCGTTTAGAAGCCAAGGGCTACAAGCCTTCATGGCGTCTTGATCAAAACGGTAATCCTGTTCGTACTGACTCAGCAAACTTCTTGATTGATTTGCACCCAACTGACATTACGGATCCATTCACGCTTGGTCGTGAATTGACTAGCATGGTTGGTGTTGTGGAACACGGACTATTCTTGAACATCGTTGATAAGGTTGTTGTCGGTCGCGACAACGGCGTTGAGATTTTTGATGCTCACCCACAGCCTTTGATTTAA
- the yicI gene encoding alpha-xylosidase codes for MKFTNGYWLNRDEYIVNSPLEAFDAMVVEKDDDNYASDALRVYSAYHRINSRGDMLDVGATTMTVFSPAEDVIGVELKHFDRDDKNPLYELQNNNVTPAIEIADSVATLTSGDLQLAVSMHDKFNIDFNYKGKRITGSEYKAQASIDDLSGKQLGQVMHANTVTGAQNLGPQGSVTATDHFMREQLSLLPGTNVYGFGERFGAFVKNGQSIDTINMDGGTGSEQSYKSIPFYMTGKAGVYYGVFVNESQPTSFEVGSEVVDRVSFSTRGESLEYYVIAGDSPKSVISKYNKLTGGSVLPPEWTFGLWLSTSFTTDYSEETVMSFIDGMFERDIPVSVFHFDCFWMKGFEWSNMEWDKEQFPDPVGLLKRLHDKGLKVCVWINPYISQKSPLFKIGKEKGYFIKHTDGSVWQWDLWQPGNAVVDFTNPEARAWYQGLLKNLLDMGVDCFKTDFGERIPMHDAVFFNGGNPEGEHNYYTHRYNDAVFELLQQEKGEDEAVVFARSGTVGGQQYPVHWGGDNLSQFHSMADSLRGGLSLMSSGYTFWSHDIGGFEENASPSIYKRWTQFGLLSSHSRYHGNIEYRVPWLFDEEAVDVTRKFTQLKLEMMPYIYGQAKESVEAGIPLMRPMYLEFPEDQNTATLDRQYMLGSDVLVAPVMTEEGDVDYYLPAGKWEHILDGRVVEVTENGRWMTENYDFMSLPLWKKIG; via the coding sequence ATGAAGTTTACTAATGGATACTGGCTAAACCGTGATGAGTACATTGTTAACTCACCATTGGAAGCCTTTGACGCAATGGTCGTAGAGAAGGATGATGACAACTACGCAAGTGATGCCTTGCGTGTTTACTCAGCCTACCACCGTATCAACTCTCGCGGTGACATGTTGGATGTCGGTGCAACGACGATGACGGTGTTCTCACCAGCTGAAGATGTTATCGGTGTTGAATTGAAGCACTTCGATCGCGATGACAAGAATCCACTATACGAGTTGCAAAACAACAACGTGACGCCAGCGATTGAAATTGCAGATTCTGTTGCAACGTTGACGAGTGGTGATTTGCAATTGGCTGTCTCAATGCACGACAAGTTCAACATTGATTTCAACTACAAGGGTAAGCGCATTACGGGTTCTGAATACAAGGCGCAAGCGTCAATCGATGATTTGTCAGGTAAGCAATTGGGCCAAGTAATGCACGCCAACACGGTTACTGGTGCGCAAAACTTGGGCCCACAAGGATCAGTTACAGCAACTGACCACTTTATGCGTGAGCAATTGAGCCTATTGCCAGGTACGAATGTTTACGGATTCGGTGAGCGTTTTGGTGCCTTCGTCAAGAACGGCCAAAGCATCGACACTATCAACATGGACGGTGGTACTGGTTCAGAACAAAGCTACAAGTCAATTCCGTTTTACATGACGGGTAAGGCTGGCGTTTACTACGGTGTCTTTGTTAACGAAAGCCAACCAACGAGTTTTGAAGTCGGCAGCGAAGTGGTTGATCGTGTCAGCTTCTCAACACGTGGCGAGTCATTGGAATACTACGTGATTGCAGGTGACTCACCAAAGTCAGTGATTTCAAAGTACAACAAGTTGACGGGTGGTTCTGTTTTGCCACCAGAATGGACGTTCGGCTTGTGGCTATCAACGTCATTTACGACGGACTACTCAGAAGAGACGGTTATGAGTTTCATCGACGGTATGTTCGAGCGTGATATTCCGGTTTCAGTATTCCACTTTGATTGCTTCTGGATGAAGGGCTTCGAGTGGTCAAACATGGAATGGGATAAGGAACAATTCCCAGATCCAGTTGGTTTGTTGAAGCGTTTGCACGACAAGGGCTTGAAGGTCTGCGTTTGGATTAACCCATACATCTCACAAAAGTCACCACTCTTCAAGATTGGTAAGGAAAAGGGTTACTTCATCAAGCACACTGACGGCAGTGTTTGGCAATGGGATTTGTGGCAACCAGGTAACGCCGTGGTTGACTTCACGAACCCAGAAGCCCGTGCTTGGTACCAAGGTTTGTTGAAGAACTTGTTGGACATGGGTGTTGACTGCTTCAAGACGGACTTCGGTGAGCGAATTCCAATGCACGACGCCGTATTCTTTAACGGCGGCAACCCTGAAGGTGAGCACAACTACTACACGCACCGTTACAACGACGCTGTGTTTGAGTTGTTGCAACAAGAAAAGGGTGAAGACGAAGCGGTTGTCTTTGCTCGCTCTGGTACGGTCGGTGGTCAACAATACCCAGTTCACTGGGGTGGTGACAACTTGAGCCAATTCCACTCAATGGCTGACAGTCTGCGTGGTGGTTTGAGCTTGATGTCATCAGGTTACACATTCTGGAGTCACGATATTGGTGGTTTCGAAGAGAATGCGAGCCCATCAATCTACAAGCGTTGGACGCAATTCGGTTTGCTTTCAAGTCACTCACGTTACCACGGTAACATCGAGTACCGTGTGCCTTGGTTGTTTGACGAAGAAGCTGTTGACGTAACGCGTAAGTTCACGCAATTGAAGTTGGAGATGATGCCATACATCTACGGACAAGCGAAGGAATCAGTTGAAGCTGGTATCCCATTGATGCGTCCAATGTACTTGGAGTTCCCTGAAGATCAAAATACGGCAACGTTGGATCGCCAATACATGCTTGGTAGCGACGTTTTGGTGGCACCTGTTATGACGGAAGAAGGGGATGTTGATTACTACTTGCCAGCTGGTAAGTGGGAGCACATCTTGGATGGCCGCGTCGTTGAAGTGACTGAAAACGGTCGCTGGATGACTGAAAACTACGACTTCATGAGCTTGCCATTGTGGAAGAAGATTGGTTAA
- a CDS encoding AraC family transcriptional regulator, translating to MEKAAQQHEIVADNSDVGVRVFLSDEPLGFKPLHWHTHIEIVLVLTGEVTFRYEQHDVTLHENEFIVIGSGILHSTTNLANQALVLQIPVYYLNQYWSNSELLRFDLWTNHSLHDETYDKIVSMLQQMTQIYLRKEAGYRLRFSSILMQVLYDLITNYAVTLTPGDLTEDDRLKDVIMYIHEQYQTKISLSEVAEKFHYNPDYLSRIFKRRVGVTFVNYVYQVRLEAIYQDVLATNQVIKTIFIRHGASNTKLAMKMFKELYGQTPNQLRQLNKGE from the coding sequence ATGGAAAAGGCAGCGCAACAGCACGAAATAGTTGCAGACAATTCAGATGTTGGGGTTCGCGTCTTTTTATCCGATGAACCGCTTGGATTTAAGCCACTGCATTGGCACACGCATATTGAAATTGTGCTCGTCCTAACCGGCGAAGTAACGTTTCGATATGAGCAACACGATGTCACGTTACATGAAAATGAGTTCATTGTGATTGGATCGGGGATTCTCCACTCGACCACCAATTTGGCAAATCAAGCACTCGTGTTGCAAATTCCTGTGTATTATCTCAACCAGTATTGGTCGAATAGTGAATTGCTACGATTTGATTTGTGGACGAACCATAGTTTGCATGATGAAACGTATGACAAGATTGTCAGCATGCTTCAGCAAATGACCCAAATCTATTTGCGAAAAGAAGCAGGCTACCGGTTGCGATTTAGCAGCATCTTGATGCAAGTCTTGTATGACTTGATTACAAATTATGCTGTGACGTTAACACCGGGTGACTTAACGGAAGATGATCGTTTGAAGGACGTGATTATGTATATTCACGAACAGTATCAAACGAAAATCTCGTTGAGTGAGGTCGCGGAAAAGTTCCATTACAACCCTGATTATCTCAGCCGCATTTTCAAGCGACGGGTCGGGGTGACATTTGTGAACTATGTTTATCAGGTTCGTTTGGAGGCCATCTATCAAGATGTGCTCGCGACGAATCAGGTTATCAAAACGATTTTTATCCGCCACGGCGCTAGCAACACCAAGTTAGCGATGAAAATGTTTAAAGAATTATACGGTCAAACGCCAAATCAGTTACGACAACTGAACAAGGGCGAATGA
- a CDS encoding DUF805 domain-containing protein, with product MVTMWQAFINFWKGYVNFTGRSTRAEFWWMRLWSIIIFFVWLILFVIALVSDASVVNKLDSITGKFDADSALSFIGSLFSAPFTIIIVMIGVLLALAMILPNIALTIRRYRDAGTVTWVAWVVWALSLFSGSERIYSDGSFKIVLMIGGIFSLIGFILSVLPSDTLTGTGFIGRPKDQKLVFKEDFNDSSDDEL from the coding sequence ATGGTAACTATGTGGCAAGCATTTATTAACTTTTGGAAGGGCTACGTGAACTTCACGGGTCGTTCAACACGTGCCGAATTCTGGTGGATGCGACTTTGGTCAATCATCATCTTCTTTGTTTGGCTTATTCTATTCGTTATCGCCTTGGTATCTGACGCAAGCGTTGTTAACAAGCTCGACAGCATCACAGGCAAGTTTGACGCTGACAGCGCTTTGTCATTTATCGGGTCACTCTTTTCAGCCCCATTCACAATCATTATTGTGATGATTGGTGTCTTGTTGGCTTTGGCCATGATTTTGCCAAACATTGCGCTAACGATTCGTCGTTACCGCGATGCCGGTACGGTAACTTGGGTTGCTTGGGTCGTCTGGGCACTTTCTTTGTTCTCAGGCAGCGAACGTATTTACAGCGATGGTTCATTTAAGATTGTCCTCATGATTGGTGGTATTTTCAGCCTAATTGGCTTCATTCTTTCCGTTTTGCCAAGCGATACGCTAACTGGCACTGGCTTTATCGGTCGTCCAAAAGATCAAAAACTTGTTTTTAAAGAAGACTTCAACGATTCATCAGATGACGAATTGTAA
- a CDS encoding glycoside-pentoside-hexuronide (GPH):cation symporter: MEQKMPNQVGWGERVSYAMSDFGCNTIFQIVGTYFLVFCTDTLGVAAAAVTGLFAITAIIDSIDGVIWGQFIDRTHTKWGKSRPYWLWFAIPFAIFCVMAFTAPPLSETGKVVWIYIAYIGAKILYSGINIPVTSILPALTSNPQERVTLSTIRQFFGNMGAAIFLPLTLPAVGIIAGIFDKGAKDPSTSATGWFIWAVILGVITAACLLVAFAGTRERVVTKDSNRSIPMRESVKALKGNYPWVIIIFINFIYWGGFAVRSSSLPYYFKYVLHNEALGSLVLAGTVITLASTAMVPFVARRLGKRNTMLLGMVGTALSQLVLYLADIMNGNVAIILTGIVLYFISYGLTGALIAVMLSDAVDFGEWKNGVRAEGFVTSFSSFSAKLGMGIGGMVLAAVLAAGGYAASADGTQTASALDAIRMGFIWIPFIGYAASAIALLFNNIDKLEPQMVADLTAKHEREAAAVAEAEA; the protein is encoded by the coding sequence ATGGAACAAAAGATGCCGAATCAAGTGGGGTGGGGCGAACGTGTCTCATACGCCATGTCGGACTTTGGGTGTAACACAATTTTTCAAATCGTAGGAACGTACTTCTTGGTTTTCTGTACTGACACATTGGGTGTTGCTGCAGCAGCCGTTACGGGACTTTTCGCGATTACAGCAATTATTGATTCAATCGATGGGGTAATTTGGGGACAATTCATCGACCGTACACATACGAAGTGGGGAAAGTCACGTCCTTACTGGTTGTGGTTTGCAATTCCATTTGCCATCTTCTGTGTGATGGCCTTTACGGCGCCACCACTATCAGAAACTGGTAAGGTCGTTTGGATTTACATTGCCTACATCGGCGCTAAGATTTTGTACTCAGGAATCAACATTCCGGTTACATCAATCTTGCCAGCGTTGACTTCAAATCCACAAGAGCGTGTGACGTTGTCAACAATTCGTCAATTCTTCGGAAACATGGGCGCAGCCATTTTCTTGCCATTGACGTTGCCAGCAGTTGGAATTATCGCTGGTATTTTTGATAAGGGTGCTAAGGATCCATCAACATCAGCAACGGGTTGGTTCATCTGGGCCGTTATCTTGGGTGTTATCACGGCAGCCTGCTTGTTGGTTGCCTTCGCCGGAACTCGTGAGCGAGTGGTCACGAAGGACTCTAACCGTTCAATTCCAATGCGCGAATCAGTGAAGGCCTTGAAGGGTAACTATCCATGGGTCATCATCATCTTCATCAACTTTATCTACTGGGGTGGATTTGCCGTTCGTTCAAGTTCATTGCCTTACTACTTCAAGTACGTTTTGCACAACGAAGCGTTGGGAAGTTTGGTCTTGGCCGGAACGGTTATCACGTTGGCCTCAACGGCGATGGTGCCATTCGTTGCCCGTCGTTTGGGTAAGCGAAACACGATGTTGCTTGGAATGGTCGGAACGGCTTTGTCACAATTGGTACTTTACCTTGCGGACATCATGAACGGAAACGTTGCCATTATCTTGACTGGTATTGTCTTGTACTTCATCAGCTACGGTTTGACGGGTGCCTTGATCGCCGTTATGTTGTCAGACGCCGTTGATTTCGGTGAGTGGAAGAACGGTGTGCGTGCCGAAGGGTTCGTAACATCATTTAGTTCATTCTCAGCCAAGTTGGGTATGGGAATCGGTGGTATGGTCTTGGCCGCCGTTTTGGCAGCTGGTGGTTATGCTGCTTCAGCTGACGGTACGCAGACCGCATCAGCATTGGACGCTATCCGCATGGGATTCATCTGGATTCCATTTATCGGTTACGCTGCCTCAGCAATCGCCTTGTTGTTCAACAACATCGACAAGCTTGAGCCACAAATGGTCGCAGATTTGACGGCTAAGCACGAACGTGAAGCTGCTGCAGTTGCAGAAGCTGAAGCCTAA